The Papaver somniferum cultivar HN1 chromosome 6, ASM357369v1, whole genome shotgun sequence genome segment ATATATCACTGCAAAACAAAGGGGCAAGATTAGGTTTCTCCGATAAAATAAATTCCCAGTTAACCACATTGTTATACGAAAAATGCACCGAATTTTTTAAGATATACCCGCAGTTACGGTCCTGAAATGTTTCTTCTCACGTAGAGATTTCATCAGCTCCTTCAACTTCAAATTAAAGACTCTACTTACACTATCTGGTTTATCTTCTGCACGTTGTCCAGATATTTTGTTCAGTACAATCTGGATCTCAGTCCATTTTGGATTGCAAGTGAATGTTACAAAAAGGTTTGGTATACCCTTGCATCTACAAATTGTAATGGAATCCTAATAGTGTTCCATCATGTGCCTTTGGCTACCCGTAAAAGTAGAAGGAAGTACAATTTCTAGATCCGTCCCCATCATGACCTGTCATGAAATACTGTacacatttttttggtttttttcattttcattttattcgAAAAGTTGCATATTGTACAACTCTTACAAAGGTTGCAGATTCATTTTTGAAGTTTAAGTTTAAGATAAAGTGATGGATAACAATTGCAAACCTCTTATAGACCACGTCCCGTGCTCAGTCCAATCTCCATATATGTCTCTCTCCATGTACTAATTACCATATTTTGCTCCATTGATATTCTTCCTAAGTCAAGATCACTGTAAGACAAAAAGCTTTTAAAATAATGTGGAAGCTTATAAAATAATGTGGAAACAGGCTATCTTATTGGTATTTCTACATGGTAGTTATTGAATGTTGTTAATCTTAAgctcaaggaaaaataaattcgATAAAACCTCTTACCAATCCGAAACTTGGATGGTTGTAGCAGCAACTGGTGCAATCCATTGGTTTTATAATAATATCCTACCTCTTACCTGTTGAACAGTGGAAGGCGGATCCAAACTTTACTACTAATATTTCAGTAAAGATATATTTCAAAATAAGtttttcctattttttctttcatCCAAGTGCATTATAGACAACAATGACTACTCAGAGCTAGTTTTGATTCTGGAATACTCAAAGATTATATGACAAACCAATAGGATTAATGGTGTCCATTCAATTGAAATAGTTAAATTCTAAGAAGTTTTAGCTTTGAAGTGGAATCAAGGCTAAATAAGATTTAATACGCCTAAGCCCAGTATTTCATTTCCGAAATTTAGATAACATTGCTTGCAGGTTTATTTGGCCTTTGGAGGTGCAATGTTGAACATTTTAGCAAAATAGAGCTTGTGAACGTAAAATACAAACTACTCGGTCACAATATTAATCATTAATCCCCTATGCAAGATATTTCATCTATAGATTAGAGAATGTAAAACTGTAAACTTTTTTAGTATTTTCAAAGCACTCGTCTAAATACAGTACATTAAACCCCCTCTGCAAGACATATTACGCGTTTCGAGCAGATAAAAACTTTTATAATCTGAAAGATTACTTAAAGCTAGCATTTCCTCCGAGGTAGGTATTATTTCATAACACGAGCATTCCAAGCTTTTATATTTTGTTAAGAAATGCTGAGACATAgtttggaaggaaaaaaaaaggagaacTACTACTCACCTTCTTATTTTCCTAGGCGACGGACTGCATGACCTTGATGACTATTTTtatgttaataaaaaaaaattgacatttaAATTTGTGTATCATTGCAAAGACATATTTTAGCTAAacagagaaaatcaaaacaaattatGAAAATCAAAATTGTGTTGACATATTTTTTTACTTGGAAAAATTTTGTTGACATGAGTTACTTTCTCTAAGCGAAGctgtaaaaaacaaaaataagtcgTGAACCagtaagaaaatcaaaagaaatataataaaaatatcaaaaccaaaaacaatgATATTAATCAATCATCTGCTTtactaagaaataaaaaaaaacatggagaATCAAAATCTGGTGTTTATATTACGTTGATAAACCGACACTATTCATTGTTTGATATAGCAATAATATTTATTGAATGAGTTTATACCTTGATATTGCTTGGCTATGCTCGGCTACAACAACGATCAAAGTACCTGCCCAACAAAACAGTGAAAGTAGGTCAGACGAAGAACCTACTAATGACAGTCTGGAATCTAAACACAAGCCCCTCAATAAGGCTATTTATATGGAAAGTTTCCCATAACATCTTACCTACTAATGACAGGATATGCAGACATCTCACTTACATTGACAACATATGTAAAATATGTCACTGCCAAAGGGAAACCATAACACACCTGTTTATGCACTGTCCAATTGCCATACAAGTTTGGAAGGAACTAAGGATTAGTTATGAAGAGGTCTATGGTCAACATGATGAGTTCCATGGTTGGCTATCTCACCTATTGAATGGAAGGATCCACAATCACACCCAAAAAGATTAGGCCGAGCTTTGTGTTACAGTTCTATGGCATGTATGGAAAGAGAGATGTAATATACATTTAACAAACCAACAACCACAATCCCACAACTTGTAAGAGAAATAAAGGTTTTCATGAACACAAAAGAAGCAGCTGAGGCAAAAGACAAGAAAATTTTCATGCACACAGGTTACACCAAAAAGGAGGCTGAAACTCAAATTATAGAATTCAGACCACACTGGAGGCCTCCAGGAGTGTTCACCTTAAAAATAAACACAACCCTATTCTATGACATCTCAAGTCATTACTTTGGAATAGGACTAATCCTGCATGACTTTACAGGAAATTGCACAGGGGCTAGGAGCTTTGGGAAGCTCTAAGGAAGCACAATAGACATTCAAAAGAAAGCTTCTCAGGAGACATACAATTGGGCTGCGGAGCTGGAGAGCATAATGGAGATAGAATCAAATTCCTGCAATCTAATAAAGCTGACCAGAAGTATTCATGCTGAGCACATTGAAGAAAGATTCAAGCAGAAGGACAACAAAGCAAAGTATTTTGAGATTATCACTTGGAGCACTACGACCCCTCTACAAAACTCTCTAGCTTTAAATTTGGCAAAACTCTATTCTGTCTGTTATATCCCAAAATCTTGGGGAAACAGGAAGTCCAAACTCTTTTACATCATCTTAATGAGGAGTCTGTAAGCCTCCTTCATGCTAGCAATTTGTAACCCTGAGGACCAGGTTTTGTCCTTATTAAAAAGAGAAATCCTACGGGAAACTTGGGAACAATATGAGTCTTTCTCACCTGGTGTTAGTTTGCTCTGAGCATTATACAAACATCAAACCCgcgaattaattaataaaaataacaactttcTTTTGGAAATAATATAACCGATATTTCCAAACATttatagatttttatttttttgataaccaCAATTATATGTATTCTGTAAATTGGATCCCAATGTATGGAATCAAATGGATCTTCAAATCCCGTTTGATACATATACGTTATCAATTTGCGATATTACGAATAGTTGATCAAAAGTGATGAGTCTTTCTCACCGTGATGCAACCTAGAGTCGACGATCCAAAAAATAAACTTGTTTCTGAaatcaaaaaaatgaaacaataaagacTTTCATAAAAATAACTTACATATTTAAAATGGGTTCACCATGATTTCAAAAGTGTTGAGTTTCTTACCGTGATGTAGCCTGGAATCTACGATCATAAAAATAAACATGTTTCCTGGAATCAaataaatcaatataaatcaatcaaTGACTGTGAGTATTATGGTGAAGCACTACCTGAGTTCCAAGAAGAACTAGGTCAGAGAATGGTACAGTTAAGCCTTACAAGGATGGTGTTATACAACCCTATTTCTGAGAAGGGTGTTTGGTATTATGGTGAAAGACATCTTCTTCTGTTGCAAGGAAGATCAGTGATAGCTGTCAACCCTTATCCCAGTTCAGATGTTTCAACAGACGATTACTTCAAATTGATAAGGGAAGGTCATCATTGGCAAGAAGCTGATGAATTGATCCAGGAGCCGATGGACAAAAATGAGTACCTATCTTGGTATAACACTATTTTCAAGCCAAATATTGCTATGCAACCGCAAAGTTTGGGTCGGATGGATTTCCCAGCTTTAGGTAGGTTGCCACTTGACAATGAATTTCTTCCTTCCCAACCTCCACCAGAGACGGGTGACGCATTTGCATATCCTTCTCAAAGTTCATCGTCAAACatgccaccattttcttgggaAGTAAAGACTATATCCTGCACATCTGGAGAGATTGTTACTTATCCAATTGTTTCTAGTGCACCTACTCGGACATATCCATACTTCAGGGTCAATGCTATAGAGTTGCAGTATCAGACCCGGTTGAACGATTTTGAGGCTTTATTTTAGGGACTTCAGAGTATGCACTTGGATGAGATGTAAAAATTGAGGGAAAGCATGATGTTTGAGATGAGTCAAGGACTTGAGGGTAATTATGGTTCAGGTAGTAGTAGGGGAATGAGTCCCGGTGTTACAGGAGCTGGTAGAGGAATGACTCATTTGAGTCCCAGTATCACAGGAGCTAGTAGAGGAATGAGTCCAGGTGGAATTCAGCAAAGTCGTGGAAGTCAGCAAACTCGTGGAACTCGGCAAAGTCGTGAAATAAGTGAAATAAGATTAAGACGTCGTCCTATGAAGGAGGTACCAGAAAGTTCAACCCCAAACATGGTGTTAGATAGTTAAGTAGTACGTGGTGGTGAAGAAACAACTCATACACATATGTTTAGTCATTTGAAAACTGACATAATGACTCCAGGTGGTGGTGTGAACATGGAAGTAGTTAGGCAAACAAATTTGTATACCCCAATTGCCTCAACCTTATCAGCATTTCAACCATTCCAGCAACAACATAAACAACACGTATTTCAAGATTTGTATCGTGTTCCCATACCCCCTCAACCCATTGATTATCAAGGTTATGGTGATTCTGATGAGACTCAAACACCAAGTGAGTCTCAAACCGGCACCATAACTGATTTGTTGAACAACTCTATGGATCCAGAAAATACAGGCAATTGGATCTTTGGTCAGGGAGGAAATGGACAAGGAAATGAGTAGTTTAAACGTAATCTTTTAGTTAAAATgtgaaatgtaatttttattttttaagttaatGAGAAACTATCTTTTAGATTAATAATCAATGGAAACTATCTTTTAGATTAATATTCAGATTGAAACTagttttacatttcattaaaAATTAACCTTGATTGCATAACACGAATTAAAGGGAAAGGCGATAAATCTGATTGAGTGGCATGCTCATTAGCATAATTAGGACTCCAAATCCTTGAGACTAATTCTTTAAATCTGTCATCCTCCATCCATATTGCCTCAACTCTAAAGGGTCTGCGCCTAAAAGGCTTACGAGGGTCGAGGTCCAATAACAAAGCTCTATGATCAGAATTATAGTAACTAAGATGACATACCTTGCTCTCGCTGAACTGTATGCGCCAATCAGCATTCACCATGACCcgatttcctgaatattccttccgcaaatttgtttattattccAAGTGTATTTCGGACCACAGGCTCCAAGATCCATAAGACAACAAGAACTCATGACATCATTGAGTTCACTAAGCTGAGAAGTGTGAACAATAGCACCTCCTTTCTTCTCATGAGGATGAGAAATAGTATTGTAATTACCCACAATCGcataagaacaacctagatttgaTATGGCTTGCATCTCCGCCTAAATGTTTCCGTAAACTTTTATTAGGACTAGCATAAATCGCAGAAAGAATCCAAGGATTCATAGCTGGAGGAGAAATGACAGCGTGTATAGCCCATCGAGACCTTGAAATTGCTTGAATGTCGATGTCTTCTTTATTCCACATAAGCCAAATCCCCCCTGAAAACCCAACAGAATCAGCCCCAATGAAAGATGAATATCCTAGGGGATCAGCAATAGCTTTAGCATGCTCACCCGAAACGCGAGTCTCAAGGATTGCTAGAACAGTAGGATGACGAGATCTAATGATATCTCTAGCCACCATAGGGAAGGAGGCCTTAGCAGCACCCCTGCAATTCCATGTTAGAATCTTCATGGGCAGTTAAGAACATTGTCATCCCCAGTACCCGAGGCAATCACTTCAGGGGCAGGTGATTCTGTTGCACCTTTGATGTGTTGGTCGGTAGATACATCTCTATGACTGCTGTCCATATCAGTGGTTTGAACTCTTTCTAAGCAAGTGTTGAGGAAATTCAATGTTGGTAAAAAAGTATCCCTGTCCTCAAGAGACCGCTTGGGCCGCTTAGGCTTACTAGATTGCTCAACATTAGATGAAGGAATAATGCCGCTGTGTTGTCCGCGAACTATAGTTTTGAGTTGTATTTTATTCTGCAATTTAGCCATTGCGCCTGTAGAACATGATCTTGTTGGAGGGGCTGCCAAGGTTATTGAGTTAGATACAGGTAGGGGCTCCTTGTGTGAAGCAGTTGCAGAATTTTCTTTGTCCCCAATTTTATCACAATCCATATTCCCTCCAAGGGTGGTGGTGAGACGCGAAAAAAGAGGTTGAGGAGAATCAAGTGATTTACCAGAATGATGCTGAGACGGAGATGAAGGCTTCTGGGAAGAAAATTCAAAAGTTTTCCCAGCTTTATCATATCTAGAATCATCAGTATACGTAGTTCCCGAATTGACAGGCGTCAGTTGCTTGGATTTGTTAGGTTTACCAGCCTTAAATCGCCACTGTTGGCTAGCATTCCCAGCAGTCTGAGACATATCGCTGCTTGATGATGACTTATCATGATGATTAAGAGGCCTTTCCACTCCTGAAACCTGAACAGgattacaagaaggttgactCTCAGTTTGTCTGCTGAAATTTGACTCAAGATCCCTGGTATCGTCCAGCAAATGGAATTTATTTTGGCTTGGAGTAACCAATTCAGTCGACGTCCCCTGGTGCTTTTTAGAACTGCTATAACTAACATACTGATTACCTTGGTGACCGGCTTGTAATTGTTGTCCATGAGAATCATTCCGGCGACGAGGTTTTCGACCAGAAGCTATCATCCATGGACCATAACCAGTAGAATCCATTGTAGGTAGAGTCTCATGAGCAAGAACAACATCAACAGGAGGATCAAAAGCACTACTTGGAGTCTTAATTAGAGGGCAGGTTGATTCCCGATAATTTATTTTACCACATTTgaaacaaatattagtaatattttCATATTCAACACGTTGTTTAGATCTACCCACCTGAACAATTGGTTTCAATGGCTGGTCCAAGTCAATATCGATACATAGACGAGCAAATCTACCTCTAGTCATACTTTCTGTTGTAACATCAATCTTCATGGTTTTCCCCAATACATTTCCAATTTCATGTAGGATACTCTTGTCAAAAAATTCAATTGGCAGTTCTGGCAACCGAACCCAAATGATAGAATGTCTGAATTTTGCCTCTGAAGGTTTGAATTCCGGTGTCCACCGTCTCAAAGAAAGGTAATGTCCATTGATAAACCAAGGTCCACCAAATAGAGCAGTCTTAAGATCTTGAAAATTAGAgaatttgaagagaaaaaaatccTTACCAAGGTCCAAGATTTGAATCTTATCAACCAGCTTCCACATCTGGATTGCTCGATCCTGCATATACCGGTAACTGACCGTTTTACCCGTTACTTTGCCGATAATACACTTGGTCCAAGGTTGGCTAATTCGTTTTCTAGTTTCAAGATCAATACGAACAACTGGAATAGATGGGTCTGCCGCATCTTCATCGGATTCCAATCCGAGTTTATCGAGATCCCCATTGAGACTAGTTAGAAAGTCTGATTCCGTCCAAATACCGGGAGGAGTTAAATCTCCTTTTACTACATCCAAGAAGGAGACTGGGTACTGAATCTTTTGAGTGCGAAGAGAAGAATCAAGATGAGAAATTGAAGGCTCCTGTGGAGAATTAAAAGGTTGAGATGATGAATTCCTATTATAATTTGAATCCTCTTGGACCTCTTCCATTAAATCCGGCGGTCTGCCAAGATTAAGAGAATTTCCATTAAGGTTTGGGTCGCAAGAGTGCACAGTTCCCAAGTCACTCGACATGTCGGTTTGTTTTTTACTTCTAATGGCTCGTACGATACTGATCTAACTCGTTACTCTAACTCACTGCTAGCATCCGATATGgcggtaaacggatatccgataccgaGAAGCTAATGAATAATTTCCTGTTAATATAACGGCGGTGAAATTGGGTGTTTCCGTTAGGCTtatttccgatatccgataatgtGGATACCCATTCATCCGTTTAGCCTTTAGCCCACCTATTCACAATGAGAGAAACTAAGAAAACACCCCCAGTACTCGTTCATGTCTTCTTCTCCTCATCTCCTCtgaatcttattcttcttctcattAGACATTAGTTCGTCTAGATTCTTAGTTACCAACATCATCTCCTCATCTCTTTTCTAGGGTTTCTCTTAAAATATATTTTCagttcaattttgattttgaaatttaatCTAGGGTTTCAGAATTGATTTGTAAAATTAGAATTTGATGGAGAGTTCAGTTTGATTTAGTGAagagtttggtttgattttggatACGAGAACACATATTTCGAATTGTTCATATTGATTTTGAATGAAGCAAGAAGAAAAAGTTGTTATTGTTGATGTTCATATGGGTTACATAGATTGATTGATGAATAAATGATGAGGTTGAGAAGGAACACACTGGTTATGCTAAGTTGAATACTGACGGTGCGTCGGATGAAGCTGGTTTTGCAGGTGCAGGCGGGATCCTTAGGGATGAAGAAGGCAGTTTCCTTGGAGCTTATGCCACATATTTGCACCGAAATGGTAACAATATGGCTGAACTTTTAGCCATTAGAGAAGGATTGCAACTTGCTCACAGGTTGAAAATATACAATCTTATTGTTGATAGTGACTCTAGCTGTATTATAGATTTGTGTAATAGGTGTGTACATGCTCCTTGGTTTTTTGTTTCTGTTCTTAGAGACATACATCTGTTAGCCAGTAATTTCTCTAGCATTGTTTTTTGTCACCAGTATAGAGAGGCTAATAATGTTGCCGACTGTCTTGTGAAAAAGGCAGCCAAGGAGAAGTGTAATGAAATTTGGGTTCAGTGTCCTTCATTTCTGTATCCTCTTTTGTAttctgaaaaaaaataaaatggtaGCAGTAATGGACTGCGGATAATCGGTTTCGGATTTCGGATaatcggtatccattgacaggcctatttGCTGATTATTATTGCAAGGAGCAGAAGGTATTGAATAGAGCCCTAAAACTTGTCCAACTTCATTGTAAATTTTTCtctgctgatttttttttttttttggctttctGATCGAATTTTGTTATTggaattcaaaatttcaaatcaaTATGGTggaaaacaaatctatatatcctAGTATACCCCATCTTGATGATGAATCCgaatcttcctcttcctcttcctctccctCTTCTAGGGTTTCTGTTAATAATTCCTCTTCCTATATATCTCAAGTTACTCGAAACCCTATATCTCAgcaggtaatttcttctcttttttagGTTTCAATTGTAAATTTTTTCTCATGTTTGCTTTGCTTTCTTCGGTATTGAGAAGAATACTTATTTGGGCTATTCCGTTGTTAATTAGGTTGTTGTTGATGGAAATAGTTTTGAGATTTCGCCTGTAAGGATGtttattcttcttcaattgattggtATCAGTGAAACTGTATTATGCTGTTTAATTAGGAGTTGTAGAGTTTATCAGTGGGTCTTGGTCATTTACTTTGTCATTTTATAGGGTAGTGTTAACTTTGTTTCATTCGTTAGTGTTGCATTCCGATTTCTGAATGATAACGATGAAAGGTTTTTAGGAATTCTGATGTTACTCAATTGCATATTTAATCATCTGAAGTTGGAATTCATGGGTCTGATTTGGTTTTAGGTTTCTGAGGTAAGCAATGAGCACAGTGAAGAGCTTACTTCTACATCTGTAGTTGGAACTGATGACCCCAGAATGAATGAGCCGGAAACTTCTGATGCTACCATAGATATAGACCTTGGGAAAGATAATTGCAATAAGATAAGCTCAGATTCTGAACCTAAGAAACAAGGTAGATACTTTTGCTATGAACCACCTCACTACGAAGAAACTGGAGCCTGGATACCTGTATCAGTTCCACCCATGATGGAAAGTGGGCATGAATGTTATGGTACTGTTGGTGGATACATCCCTGAAGGGGACATGGGTTGGAGTCAGTGTGTGGGGGAAGATAAGGAGTTAACCATGTGGGATGTGGTACTTGAAATGTTGCTTGTGGTGCAAGGGAAGGTTAAAGCTCTTGCTTCTGGCGATATTCACGGATGCACCATTTCATGGCTATCAGGACATATTCTTGAGCAGGCTTGGAAGGAGATGGCTGAAACACTTGCCCA includes the following:
- the LOC113287202 gene encoding uncharacterized protein LOC113287202, which codes for MSSDLGTVHSCDPNLNGNSLNLGRPPDLMEEVQEDSNYNRNSSSQPFNSPQEPSISHLDSSLRTQKIQYPVSFLDVVKGDLTPPGIWTESDFLTSLNGDLDKLGLESDEDAADPSIPVVRIDLETRKRISQPWTKCIIGKVTGKTVSYRYMQDRAIQMWKLVDKIQILDLGKDFFLFKFSNFQDLKTALFGGPWFINGHYLSLRRWTPEFKPSEAKFRHSIIWVRLPELPIEFFDKSILHEIGNVLGKTMKIDVTTESMTRGRFARLCIDIDLDQPLKPIVQVGRSKQRVEYENITNICFKCGKINYRESTCPLIKTPSSAFDPPVDVVLAHETLPTMDSTGYGPWMIASGRKPRRRNDSHGQQLQAGHQGNQYVSYSSSKKHQGTSTELVTPSQNKFHLLDDTRDLESNFSRQTESQPSCNPVQVSGVERPLNHHDKSSSSSDMSQTAGNASQQWRFKAGKPNKSKQLTPVNSGTTYTDDSRYDKAGKTFEFSSQKPSSPSQHHSGKSLDSPQPLFSRLTTTLGGNMDCDKIGDKENSATASHKEPLPVSNSITLAAPPTRSCSTGAMAKLQNKIQLKTIVRGQHSGIIPSSNVEQSSKPKRPKRSLEDRDTFLPTLNFLNTCLERVQTTDMDSSHRDVSTDQHIKGATESPAPEVIASGTGDDNVLNCP